In Streptomyces thermolilacinus SPC6, a single genomic region encodes these proteins:
- a CDS encoding MMPL family transporter, with translation MTTKNAVEEQTDERRRGSVFERLAAFSYRHRWGAVLLWVVLVAGITAASSAVGSGYRNDFSLPGTDSQQARTVLERHGAAQSGATVHIVVRDDDGDGVRDAAVQRRVEALLGTVAALPGVTGVRSPYEDGSAVSRDGTVGYATVTLAESAENVPKEQVRKIIDAVDKTSGDGLETAVGGDAVRGAEEGGGGAAEGAGVLGALVILVFLFGSLVAASLPVITAVFAVAGSIGLIALASHVATVADFTPPVMMLVGLGVGIDYALLVFSRYRGELLAGASPERATRAALDAAGRTVFFAGCTVIIALMGLVALGLGSLQGVALAVALTVLVTMAASLTLLPALLGVFGGRIARQVARRAERRATRNGRAEGAGWRRWAAGVQRRPGAALLVSLFALGALAAPAAGMRLGFADAGNDPAGTSSREAYNMLADGFGPGFNGPLVVVAEAGSPGGSGSSGSSGGSGAGGSDGGDGMAAGAAVRDALDGVPGVAAVAGPFPVTGGGRASDGGSAADGPVATVLVFPASAPQDEATSELVERLRSEVLPPVERASGADVLVGGPTAATEDFAATVTDRMPLFVAIVVGLSALLLLVVFRSLLIPVKAALLNLVSIGAALGVITLVFQHGWFGVEEGPIEAFIPAMIFAIVFGLSMDYEVFLLSRIHEEWRRGNDHQAAVREGLATTGRVITAAAAIMIVVFAAFMMSDDRMLQQFGLGLAVAILLDAVVIRCLIVPAVMQVLGRRAWWLPSWLRRVLPKVELERH, from the coding sequence ATGACCACGAAGAACGCCGTCGAGGAGCAGACGGACGAACGGCGGCGCGGGAGCGTCTTCGAGCGCCTGGCGGCCTTCTCGTACCGCCATCGCTGGGGTGCCGTGCTGCTGTGGGTGGTGCTGGTCGCCGGGATCACCGCGGCCTCGTCAGCCGTGGGCAGCGGCTACCGAAACGACTTCTCGCTGCCCGGAACGGACTCGCAGCAGGCCCGCACGGTCCTGGAGCGGCACGGCGCCGCGCAGTCCGGCGCGACCGTGCACATCGTGGTCCGGGACGACGACGGGGACGGGGTGCGGGACGCGGCCGTACAGCGGCGCGTCGAGGCGCTCCTCGGCACGGTCGCGGCGCTGCCAGGGGTCACCGGTGTGCGCAGCCCGTACGAGGACGGCTCGGCCGTCTCCCGGGACGGGACGGTCGGGTACGCCACGGTGACCCTGGCGGAGTCGGCGGAGAACGTGCCGAAGGAGCAGGTACGGAAGATCATCGACGCGGTGGACAAGACGTCCGGCGACGGCCTTGAGACGGCGGTCGGCGGTGACGCGGTGCGCGGCGCCGAGGAGGGCGGGGGCGGCGCGGCGGAGGGCGCGGGCGTCCTGGGCGCGCTGGTGATCCTCGTGTTCCTGTTCGGGTCGCTGGTCGCGGCGAGCCTGCCGGTGATCACGGCGGTGTTCGCGGTGGCCGGTTCGATCGGGCTCATCGCGCTGGCCTCGCACGTGGCGACGGTCGCGGACTTCACGCCTCCGGTGATGATGCTGGTGGGGCTGGGGGTCGGTATCGACTACGCCCTGCTGGTCTTCTCCCGGTACCGGGGCGAGCTGCTGGCGGGCGCCTCGCCGGAACGGGCCACGCGGGCCGCGCTCGACGCGGCGGGGCGCACGGTGTTCTTCGCGGGCTGCACGGTGATCATCGCGCTGATGGGGTTGGTGGCGCTGGGCCTCGGTTCGCTCCAGGGCGTGGCGCTCGCCGTCGCGCTGACGGTGCTGGTGACCATGGCGGCGTCGCTGACGCTGCTGCCGGCCCTGCTGGGGGTGTTCGGCGGACGGATCGCCCGCCAGGTGGCGCGCCGTGCGGAGCGGCGAGCGACGCGGAACGGCCGGGCGGAGGGTGCCGGGTGGCGACGCTGGGCGGCCGGGGTGCAGCGGCGGCCGGGGGCGGCCCTGCTGGTGTCGCTCTTCGCGCTGGGGGCGCTGGCGGCCCCGGCGGCGGGCATGCGGCTGGGGTTCGCGGACGCGGGCAACGATCCCGCGGGGACGTCGAGCCGCGAGGCGTACAACATGCTCGCCGACGGGTTCGGGCCGGGCTTCAACGGGCCGCTGGTCGTCGTCGCCGAGGCGGGGAGCCCCGGCGGTTCCGGGAGCTCGGGCAGCTCGGGCGGTTCCGGTGCGGGCGGTTCCGACGGGGGTGACGGCATGGCGGCGGGAGCGGCCGTACGGGACGCGCTGGACGGCGTTCCGGGTGTCGCGGCGGTCGCCGGGCCCTTCCCGGTGACGGGCGGCGGCCGCGCCTCGGACGGCGGCTCGGCGGCGGACGGGCCGGTGGCGACGGTGCTGGTCTTCCCGGCCTCCGCGCCGCAGGACGAGGCGACCTCGGAGCTGGTCGAACGGCTGCGCTCCGAGGTGCTGCCGCCCGTGGAGCGCGCGTCCGGCGCGGACGTGCTGGTCGGTGGGCCGACCGCCGCCACCGAGGACTTCGCGGCGACCGTCACTGACCGGATGCCGCTGTTCGTGGCCATCGTCGTCGGCCTGTCGGCCCTGCTGCTGCTCGTCGTCTTCCGCTCGCTACTGATCCCTGTGAAGGCCGCGCTGCTGAACCTGGTGAGCATCGGGGCGGCGCTGGGCGTGATCACGCTGGTCTTCCAGCACGGCTGGTTCGGTGTCGAGGAGGGGCCCATCGAGGCGTTCATCCCCGCGATGATCTTCGCGATCGTCTTCGGGCTCTCCATGGACTACGAGGTCTTCCTCCTCTCCCGCATCCACGAGGAGTGGCGGCGCGGCAACGACCACCAGGCCGCCGTACGGGAGGGCCTCGCCACGACGGGACGGGTCATCACGGCCGCCGCCGCCATCATGATCGTGGTCTTCGCCGCGTTCATGATGAGCGACGACCGGATGCTCCAGCAGTTCGGCCTCGGCCTGGCCGTGGCGATCCTGCTGGACGCGGTCGTCATCCGCTGCCTGATCGTCCCGGCCGTGATGCAGGTGCTGGGCCGGCGCGCCTGGTGGCTCCCGTCGTGGCTGCGCCGCGTCCTGCCGAAGGTCGAGCTGGAGCGCCACTGA
- a CDS encoding AI-2E family transporter, with protein sequence MPRWLPKAMALALALYACFQLGSWAFHQLIGLLLNILIAFFLALAIEPAVGRMAARGMRRGLATFLVFLGVVVVSVGFVVLLGSMLAGQIVDMVEDIPEYLDSLINWINHTFHTELSRVAVQDSLLRSDWLRQYVENSASGVLDVSATVLGGLFKLLTIFLFSFYFAADGPRLRRALCSVLPPAKQAEVLRAWEIAVDKTGGYLYSRGLMALASGVAHYVLLEFLGVPYAPALAVWVGLVSQFLPTIGTYLAGALPMLIAFTVAPWYALWVLAFVVVYQQFENYVLQPKLTARTVDIHPAVAFGSVVAGTALLGAVGALIAIPAVATLQAFLGAYVKRYAVTEDPRVHGHRRHGEMVLARVQRALRTGRDQAPPEGGGA encoded by the coding sequence ATGCCGCGCTGGCTGCCCAAGGCGATGGCGCTCGCCCTGGCCCTCTACGCCTGCTTCCAGCTCGGCAGCTGGGCGTTCCACCAGCTCATCGGGCTGCTGCTCAACATCCTGATCGCGTTCTTCCTCGCCCTCGCCATCGAGCCCGCGGTCGGCCGCATGGCCGCGCGGGGGATGCGCCGGGGCCTGGCGACGTTCCTGGTGTTCCTCGGCGTCGTCGTCGTGAGCGTCGGCTTCGTCGTGCTCCTCGGGTCGATGCTCGCCGGTCAGATCGTGGACATGGTCGAGGACATCCCCGAGTACCTCGACTCGCTGATCAACTGGATCAATCACACGTTCCACACGGAGCTCTCCAGAGTCGCCGTCCAGGACAGCCTGCTGCGCTCCGACTGGCTGCGGCAGTACGTGGAGAACAGCGCGAGCGGCGTGCTCGACGTCTCCGCCACGGTGCTCGGCGGCCTCTTCAAGCTCCTGACGATCTTCCTGTTCTCGTTCTACTTCGCCGCCGACGGGCCCCGGCTGCGACGAGCGCTGTGCTCCGTGCTGCCCCCGGCGAAGCAGGCCGAGGTGCTGCGGGCCTGGGAGATCGCGGTGGACAAGACCGGTGGCTACCTCTACTCGCGCGGCCTGATGGCGCTGGCGTCCGGGGTGGCGCACTACGTCCTGCTGGAGTTCCTGGGCGTGCCCTACGCGCCGGCGCTCGCCGTGTGGGTCGGCCTCGTCTCGCAGTTCCTGCCGACCATCGGCACGTACCTGGCGGGCGCGCTGCCGATGCTGATCGCGTTCACCGTCGCCCCCTGGTACGCGCTGTGGGTGCTGGCGTTCGTCGTCGTCTACCAGCAGTTCGAGAACTACGTGCTCCAGCCGAAGCTGACGGCCAGGACGGTGGACATCCACCCGGCCGTCGCCTTCGGCTCGGTCGTCGCGGGCACGGCGCTGCTCGGCGCGGTGGGCGCCCTGATAGCCATTCCGGCGGTCGCCACGCTCCAGGCGTTCCTCGGCGCGTACGTGAAGCGGTACGCGGTCACGGAGGACCCGCGGGTGCACGGCCACCGCCGGCACGGCGAGATGGTGCTGGCCCGGGTCCAGCGGGCGCTGCGCACCGGGCGGGATCAGGCACCGCCGGAGGGCGGCGGCGCCTGA
- a CDS encoding DUF3046 domain-containing protein: MRLTIFWERMADHFGEAYAESFARDHVMSELGGRTVHEALDAGWEAKDVWRAVCAAVDVPADKR, encoded by the coding sequence ATGCGGTTGACGATTTTCTGGGAGCGCATGGCGGACCACTTCGGCGAGGCCTACGCCGAGTCCTTCGCCCGCGATCATGTGATGTCCGAACTGGGCGGGCGGACGGTCCACGAGGCGCTCGACGCGGGCTGGGAGGCGAAGGACGTGTGGCGCGCCGTGTGCGCGGCCGTCGATGTCCCCGCCGACAAGCGCTGA
- a CDS encoding AzlD domain-containing protein, whose amino-acid sequence MSATAVWIAIGLTTLGCYLLKLGGLLVPAETLERPLVQRLAALLPVALLAALTAQQTFSADGALVVDARGAGLAAAALALVLRAPFLVVVGVAVAVTAVVRALGG is encoded by the coding sequence ATGAGCGCCACCGCCGTCTGGATCGCGATCGGCCTGACGACCCTCGGCTGCTACCTGCTGAAGCTCGGCGGACTGCTGGTGCCGGCCGAGACCCTGGAGCGGCCCCTCGTGCAGCGGCTCGCGGCCCTGCTGCCGGTCGCCCTGCTCGCCGCGCTCACCGCACAGCAGACGTTCAGCGCGGACGGCGCGCTCGTCGTGGACGCGCGCGGGGCGGGGCTCGCCGCCGCGGCCCTCGCGCTGGTGCTCCGCGCACCGTTCCTGGTGGTCGTCGGCGTGGCCGTCGCGGTCACGGCGGTGGTGCGGGCGCTCGGCGGCTGA
- a CDS encoding AzlC family ABC transporter permease, which produces MAEQSIPPAAPPTGATAPPTEPVACADEASRARTDHADAPKPDRAVVRDSLGVGVAVGLSGFAFGVTSVGAGLDLLQTCALSLLVFTGASQFALVGALAAGGNPFTAAAGAFFLGTRNAFYGLRLSQLLALPRAVRPFGAHWVIDETTAVALAQPTRRAARIGFTVTGLTLYVLWNLTTLVGALGAEAIGDTDAWGLDAAGPAVFLALLAPMLRSTTERAVAGLAVVLGLGFLPVLPAGVPVLVAALAAPAVLWLRGRKEVRR; this is translated from the coding sequence GTGGCAGAACAGTCGATACCCCCAGCAGCACCCCCGACGGGGGCCACCGCACCCCCGACCGAGCCCGTGGCCTGCGCGGACGAGGCTTCCCGCGCGCGGACGGACCACGCCGACGCGCCGAAGCCCGACCGGGCCGTCGTACGGGACTCCCTCGGCGTCGGTGTCGCGGTCGGCCTCTCCGGCTTCGCCTTCGGCGTCACCTCGGTCGGCGCCGGACTCGACCTCCTCCAGACCTGCGCGCTCAGCCTGCTCGTCTTCACCGGCGCCTCGCAGTTCGCGCTGGTCGGCGCGCTCGCCGCCGGGGGCAACCCGTTCACCGCCGCCGCGGGCGCCTTCTTCCTCGGCACCCGCAACGCCTTCTACGGGCTCCGCCTCTCCCAGCTTCTGGCCCTCCCGCGCGCGGTGCGCCCGTTCGGCGCCCACTGGGTGATCGACGAGACCACGGCGGTGGCCCTCGCCCAGCCCACGCGCCGCGCCGCCCGGATCGGCTTCACCGTCACCGGCCTGACCCTGTACGTGCTGTGGAACCTCACCACGCTGGTCGGCGCCCTCGGCGCGGAGGCCATCGGCGACACCGACGCCTGGGGCCTCGACGCCGCAGGTCCGGCCGTCTTCCTCGCCCTGCTCGCCCCGATGCTGCGCTCCACGACCGAGCGGGCCGTGGCCGGACTGGCCGTCGTCCTGGGGCTCGGGTTCCTGCCGGTGCTGCCCGCCGGTGTGCCGGTGCTGGTGGCGGCGCTGGCCGCGCCCGCCGTGCTGTGGCTGCGCGGGCGGAAGGAGGTGCGGCGATGA
- a CDS encoding AraC family transcriptional regulator, with amino-acid sequence MATTPDGGRPDEWARHWQYPGVPGLDLLRARYVRHSFARHSHEGYVLGAVRKGIEDVVMPEGTIKARPGTVVMINPEVPHSAHAGVPEGWSYTTLYPSSLLVAGIAEEETSLRGTVAFGETIVEDESTARLISAVHRAAEEGNALAADSVLRIAVARLLRRHGGTLPQRTPRPAGARTAAAAREALLDRMTAPPSLEQLAQELGTSPFALLRAFKAAYGMPPHTWLTNARVRAARRLLEAGTAPGDAAVAVGFTDQPHLNRHFTRIVGVPPGAYQRERARTYKTGGAGRP; translated from the coding sequence ATGGCGACCACCCCGGACGGAGGACGGCCCGACGAGTGGGCCAGGCACTGGCAGTACCCCGGTGTGCCCGGTCTCGACCTGCTGCGCGCCCGCTACGTCCGCCACTCCTTCGCCCGCCACAGCCACGAGGGGTACGTGCTGGGCGCCGTGCGCAAGGGCATCGAGGACGTCGTCATGCCCGAGGGCACGATCAAGGCCCGCCCCGGCACCGTCGTCATGATCAACCCCGAGGTGCCGCACTCCGCGCACGCCGGGGTGCCCGAGGGCTGGTCGTACACGACGCTCTACCCGTCGTCGCTGCTCGTGGCGGGGATCGCCGAGGAGGAGACCAGCCTGCGCGGCACGGTCGCCTTCGGCGAGACGATCGTCGAGGACGAGAGCACCGCCCGGCTGATCAGCGCCGTGCACCGCGCCGCCGAGGAGGGCAACGCCCTCGCCGCCGACAGCGTCCTGCGCATCGCCGTCGCCCGGCTGCTGCGCCGCCACGGCGGGACCCTCCCGCAGCGCACCCCGCGCCCCGCGGGAGCCCGTACGGCCGCCGCCGCCCGCGAGGCGCTCCTCGACCGCATGACCGCGCCGCCGTCCCTGGAGCAGCTCGCCCAGGAGCTCGGCACCAGCCCGTTCGCCCTGCTGCGCGCCTTCAAAGCGGCGTACGGGATGCCGCCCCACACCTGGCTGACCAACGCGCGCGTACGGGCGGCCCGCCGCCTCCTGGAGGCGGGGACGGCGCCCGGCGACGCCGCCGTCGCGGTCGGCTTCACCGACCAGCCGCACCTCAACCGACACTTCACCCGGATCGTCGGCGTTCCGCCCGGCGCCTACCAGCGGGAGCGCGCAAGAACGTACAAGACCGGCGGCGCGGGCCGACCGTAG
- a CDS encoding ATP-dependent helicase gives MAGTALDSFSPATRRWFTGAFRAPTAAQEGAWRAIGAGSDVLVVAPTGSGKTLAAFLAALDRLASTPPPAEAKKRCRVLYVSPLKALAVDVERNLRSPLTGIRQEAVRLGLPEPEVRVGIRSGDTPAAERRSLATRPPDILITTPESLFLMLTSATRDALAGVETVILDEVHAVAGTKRGAHLALSLERLDELLPRPARRIGLSATVRPVDEVARFLSPQRRVEVVQPPSGKEFDLSVVVPVEDLGELGGSPASDAGGAPAEKPSIWPHVEERIADLVQGHRSTIVFANSRRLAERLCNRLNEIAYERATGEALPDDASPAELMAQSGAAKGAPPLLARAHHGSVSKEQRALVEEDLKAGRLPAVVATSSLELGIDMGAVDLVVQVESPPSVASGLQRVGRAGHQVGAVSRGVVFPKYRGDLVQAAVVTERMRQGAIESLRVPANPLDVLAQQLVAMVALDTWSYDDLLALVRRAAPFASLPESAFTAVLDMLAGRYPSDAFAELRPRVVWDRVTGAITGRPGAQRLAVTSGGTIPDRGLFGVFLAGADPKRGGGRVGELDEEMVYESRVGDVFTLGTSSWRIEDITRDRVLVSPAPGVPGRLPFWKGDQLGRPLELGRAVGAFLREVGSLAPDDARLRLVAAGLDAWAADNVLAYLDEQRRACGHVPDDRTILVERFRDELGDWRVVVHSPFGAQVHAPWALALGARLAERYGMDAQVMHADDGIVLRLPDADLMGLDLLDEEPVAAGLEYDSEQAPIGAADVAFDKGEVDRIVTEQVGGSALFASRFRECAARALLLPKRNPGKRTPLWQQRQRAAQLLQVASEFGSFPIVLEAVRECLQDVFDVPGLQELMGDIEARRVRLVEVTTPEPSPFARSLLFGYVAQFLYEGDSPLAERRAAALSLDSRLLAELLGQAELRELLDPEVLAELERELRWRTDERRVKDPEGVADALRVLGPLTDAELVERGADPAWPRELAAARRAIRVRIAGADHWAAIEDAGRLRDALGTALPVGVPEAFTEPVKDPLGDLLARFARTHGPFTSAEAAARFGLGTAVTDGALHRLAAAGRVVQGEFHPSGIGQEWCDATVLRRLRRRSLAALRQELEPVPPAALATFLPQWQHVGSSGLRGIDGLARAIEQLQGAPVPASALEKLVLPSRVRDYGPQLLDELTTTGEVVWAGAGALPGKDGWVSLYLADAAPLLLPPPHPLELTALHESVLTALSGGYGLFFRQIADQVRATTHPDVTDPQLADALWELTWSGRLTNDTLAPLRAMLGSGRTAGSTAHRARRPVPRGRYGTLTAAARPASRSGPPTVSGRWSLLPPAEPEPTHRAHALARTLLDRHGVVTRGAVAAEGVEGGFSATYRVLSAFEDSGQARRGYVVEGLGAAQFAMDGAVDRLRAAASARERAEGTADPQAVVLAAADPANAYGAALPWPEPPNGASHKPGRKAGSLVVLVDGELTLYMERGGKSLLSWPLDPDAPALRAAADALAAAAGAGALGTVTVERINGTAALTSPLSRALEAAGFHATPRGLRLRA, from the coding sequence ATGGCCGGGACCGCACTCGACTCCTTCTCCCCCGCGACCCGCAGATGGTTCACGGGGGCGTTCCGCGCGCCCACCGCCGCCCAGGAGGGTGCGTGGCGGGCGATCGGCGCGGGTTCGGACGTGCTGGTCGTGGCGCCGACGGGTTCCGGCAAGACGCTGGCGGCGTTCCTCGCGGCCCTGGACCGGCTGGCGTCCACCCCGCCGCCCGCCGAGGCGAAGAAGCGCTGCCGGGTGCTGTACGTGTCGCCGCTGAAGGCGCTGGCGGTCGACGTGGAGCGGAATCTGCGCAGTCCGCTGACGGGCATCCGCCAGGAGGCCGTACGGCTGGGGTTGCCGGAGCCCGAGGTGCGGGTGGGCATCCGCTCGGGCGACACACCTGCGGCCGAGCGCCGTTCGCTGGCGACGCGCCCGCCCGACATCCTCATCACCACGCCCGAGTCGCTGTTCCTGATGCTGACCTCGGCGACGCGGGACGCGCTCGCGGGCGTGGAGACGGTGATCCTGGACGAGGTGCACGCCGTGGCGGGCACGAAGCGGGGTGCGCATCTGGCGCTGTCGTTGGAGCGGCTGGACGAGCTGCTGCCCCGCCCCGCGCGCAGGATCGGCCTGTCCGCGACGGTGCGGCCGGTGGACGAGGTGGCGCGGTTCCTGTCGCCGCAGCGGCGGGTGGAGGTCGTCCAGCCGCCCTCCGGCAAGGAGTTCGACCTGTCCGTGGTGGTGCCCGTCGAGGACCTGGGCGAGCTGGGGGGTTCGCCCGCCTCCGACGCGGGCGGGGCGCCCGCCGAGAAGCCGTCGATCTGGCCGCATGTGGAGGAGCGGATCGCGGACCTGGTCCAGGGGCACCGCTCCACGATCGTCTTCGCCAACTCGCGGCGCCTGGCGGAGCGGCTGTGCAACCGGCTCAACGAGATCGCGTACGAGCGGGCCACCGGTGAGGCCCTGCCGGACGACGCCTCCCCCGCCGAGCTGATGGCCCAGTCCGGCGCCGCCAAGGGCGCCCCGCCGCTGCTGGCGCGGGCGCACCACGGTTCGGTTTCCAAGGAGCAGCGGGCCCTGGTCGAGGAGGACCTGAAGGCCGGCCGGCTGCCCGCCGTGGTGGCGACGTCCAGCCTTGAGCTGGGCATCGACATGGGCGCGGTGGACCTGGTCGTCCAGGTGGAGTCGCCGCCGTCCGTGGCGTCCGGGCTCCAGCGGGTGGGCCGCGCCGGGCACCAGGTGGGCGCCGTGTCGCGGGGCGTGGTGTTCCCGAAGTACCGGGGCGACCTGGTGCAGGCGGCGGTGGTGACCGAGCGGATGCGGCAGGGCGCCATCGAGTCACTGCGCGTCCCGGCCAACCCGCTGGACGTGCTGGCCCAGCAGCTGGTCGCCATGGTCGCGCTGGACACCTGGAGCTACGACGACCTGCTGGCGCTGGTGCGGCGGGCGGCGCCGTTCGCGTCGCTGCCGGAGTCGGCGTTCACGGCGGTGCTGGACATGCTCGCCGGACGCTATCCGTCGGACGCGTTCGCGGAGCTGCGCCCGCGCGTCGTGTGGGACCGGGTCACCGGGGCGATCACGGGGCGCCCCGGTGCCCAGCGGCTGGCCGTCACATCGGGCGGCACGATCCCCGACCGGGGCCTGTTCGGGGTGTTCCTGGCGGGCGCCGATCCGAAGCGGGGCGGGGGCCGGGTCGGCGAGCTCGACGAGGAGATGGTGTACGAGTCCCGCGTCGGCGACGTGTTCACGCTGGGCACGTCGTCGTGGCGGATCGAGGACATCACGCGCGACCGGGTCCTCGTGTCGCCCGCGCCCGGAGTGCCGGGCCGGCTGCCGTTCTGGAAGGGCGACCAGCTGGGCCGTCCGCTCGAACTGGGCCGGGCGGTGGGGGCGTTCCTGCGGGAGGTCGGCTCGCTGGCCCCGGACGACGCGCGGCTGCGGCTGGTGGCGGCGGGCCTGGACGCCTGGGCCGCCGACAACGTCCTGGCGTACCTGGACGAGCAGCGCCGCGCCTGCGGGCACGTGCCGGACGACCGGACGATCCTCGTGGAGCGGTTCCGCGACGAGCTGGGCGACTGGCGGGTGGTGGTGCACTCGCCGTTCGGCGCCCAGGTGCACGCCCCGTGGGCGCTCGCGCTGGGCGCCCGCCTCGCGGAGCGGTACGGCATGGACGCCCAGGTCATGCACGCCGACGACGGGATCGTCCTGCGCCTGCCCGACGCGGATCTGATGGGCCTGGACCTGCTGGACGAGGAGCCGGTCGCGGCAGGTCTGGAGTACGACAGCGAGCAGGCCCCGATCGGTGCCGCCGACGTCGCCTTCGACAAGGGCGAGGTGGACCGGATCGTCACCGAACAGGTCGGCGGTTCCGCGCTGTTCGCGTCCCGGTTCCGGGAGTGCGCCGCCCGTGCGCTGCTGCTGCCCAAGCGCAATCCCGGCAAGCGGACGCCGCTGTGGCAGCAGCGTCAGCGCGCGGCGCAACTGCTCCAGGTCGCCAGCGAGTTCGGTTCGTTCCCGATCGTGCTGGAAGCGGTCCGCGAGTGCCTCCAGGACGTGTTCGACGTGCCGGGCCTCCAGGAGCTGATGGGCGACATCGAGGCGCGCCGCGTCCGGCTGGTGGAGGTCACCACGCCGGAACCGTCACCGTTCGCCCGCTCTCTGCTGTTCGGGTACGTCGCCCAGTTCCTGTACGAGGGGGACTCGCCGCTCGCGGAGCGCCGCGCGGCCGCCCTGTCGCTGGACTCGCGGCTGCTGGCGGAGCTGCTGGGCCAGGCGGAGCTGCGGGAGCTGCTCGACCCGGAGGTGCTGGCCGAGCTGGAGCGCGAGCTGCGGTGGCGTACGGACGAGCGGCGGGTGAAGGACCCGGAGGGCGTCGCCGACGCGCTGCGCGTGCTGGGCCCGCTGACGGACGCCGAGCTGGTCGAGCGGGGCGCCGACCCCGCCTGGCCGCGTGAGCTGGCCGCCGCCCGCCGGGCGATCCGGGTGCGGATCGCGGGCGCCGACCACTGGGCGGCCATCGAGGACGCGGGCCGCCTGCGCGACGCGCTGGGCACCGCCCTGCCGGTCGGTGTCCCCGAGGCGTTCACGGAGCCGGTGAAGGACCCGCTCGGCGACCTCCTGGCTCGGTTCGCCCGCACCCACGGCCCGTTCACGTCCGCCGAGGCCGCCGCCCGGTTCGGTCTGGGCACGGCGGTCACGGACGGCGCGCTGCACCGCCTCGCGGCGGCCGGCCGCGTCGTGCAGGGCGAGTTCCACCCGTCGGGCATCGGCCAGGAGTGGTGCGACGCGACGGTGCTGCGCCGACTGCGGCGCCGCTCCCTGGCCGCGCTGCGCCAGGAGCTGGAGCCGGTCCCGCCGGCCGCGCTCGCCACGTTCCTGCCGCAGTGGCAGCACGTCGGCAGCAGCGGGCTGCGCGGTATCGACGGCCTGGCCCGTGCGATCGAGCAGTTGCAGGGCGCGCCGGTGCCCGCGTCGGCGCTGGAGAAGCTGGTCCTGCCGTCCCGGGTCCGCGACTACGGGCCTCAGCTGCTCGACGAGCTGACGACCACCGGCGAGGTCGTCTGGGCGGGCGCGGGCGCCCTCCCCGGCAAGGACGGCTGGGTGTCGCTGTACCTCGCCGACGCGGCGCCGCTGCTGCTGCCGCCGCCCCACCCTCTGGAGCTGACGGCCCTCCACGAGTCGGTGCTCACGGCCTTGTCCGGCGGGTACGGGCTGTTCTTCCGTCAGATCGCGGACCAGGTGCGGGCCACCACGCACCCGGACGTGACGGACCCGCAGCTGGCCGACGCCCTGTGGGAGCTGACCTGGTCGGGACGGCTCACCAACGACACGCTCGCCCCGCTGCGCGCCATGCTCGGCTCCGGCCGTACGGCGGGTTCCACCGCGCACCGCGCCAGGCGGCCCGTGCCGCGCGGCCGGTACGGCACGCTGACGGCCGCCGCCCGCCCCGCGTCCCGCTCCGGACCGCCCACGGTGAGCGGGCGCTGGTCGCTGCTGCCGCCCGCGGAGCCCGAGCCCACGCACCGCGCCCACGCCCTGGCCCGGACGCTGCTGGACCGGCACGGCGTGGTCACGCGGGGCGCGGTGGCCGCCGAGGGCGTCGAGGGCGGCTTCTCCGCCACGTACCGGGTGCTGTCCGCGTTCGAGGACAGCGGGCAGGCCCGTCGCGGCTATGTCGTGGAGGGCCTGGGCGCCGCCCAGTTCGCGATGGACGGCGCCGTGGACCGGCTCCGGGCCGCCGCGTCCGCCCGGGAGCGCGCCGAGGGGACCGCCGACCCGCAGGCCGTGGTCCTCGCGGCCGCCGACCCGGCCAACGCGTACGGCGCGGCCCTCCCCTGGCCCGAGCCGCCGAACGGCGCCAGCCACAAGCCGGGCCGGAAGGCGGGCTCCCTGGTGGTGCTGGTGGACGGTGAACTGACGCTGTACATGGAGCGCGGCGGCAAGAGCCTGCTGTCGTGGCCCCTCGACCCGGACGCCCCGGCCCTCCGGGCCGCCGCCGACGCCCTGGCGGCCGCCGCGGGCGCGGGCGCGCTGGGCACGGTCACGGTCGAGCGGATCAACGGCACGGCCGCCCTGACGTCCCCGCTCTCCCGCGCCCTCGAAGCGGCGGGCTTCCACGCGACACCGAGGGGGCTGCGACTGCGCGCGTGA